From Panthera uncia isolate 11264 chromosome E1, Puncia_PCG_1.0, whole genome shotgun sequence, one genomic window encodes:
- the RBFOX3 gene encoding RNA binding protein fox-1 homolog 3 isoform X1, with protein MAQPYPPAQYPPPPQNGIPAEYAPPPPHPTQEYSGQTPVPPEHGMTLYTPAQTHPEQPGPEASTQPIAGAQTVPQADEAAQTDSQPLHSSDHTEKQQPKRLHVSNIPFRFRDPDLRQMFGQFGKILDVEIIFNERGSKGFGFVTFETSSDADRAREKLNGTIVEGRKIEVNNATARVMTNKKTANPYTNGWKLNPVVGAVYGPEFYAVTGFPYPTTGTAVAYRGAHLRGRGRAVYNTFRAAPPPPPIPTYGAALEQTLVKMPVPWAGLAPCPLPPQQTPEPACPPLSCPFASRVVYQDGFYGAEIYGGYAAYRYAQPAAAAAAYSDSYGRVYAATDPYHHTIGPPATYSIGTMASLCRGGYSRFTPY; from the exons ATGGCCCAGCCCTACCCCCCCGCCCAGTACCCCCCTCCGCCACAGAACGGCATCCCTGCCGAGTACGCGCCACCCCCTCCGCACCCCACGCAGGAGTACTCGGGCCAGACCCCGGTCCCCCCGGAGCACGGCATGACCCTGTACACACCAGCACAGACCCACCCCGAGCAGCCGGGCCCCGAGGCCAGCACGCAGCCCATCGCTGGGGCCCAGACTGTGCCG CAGGCAGACGAGGCGGCACAGACGGACAGCCAGCCGCTCCACTCCTCCGACCACACAGAGAAGCAGCAGCCCAAGCGGCTACACGTCTCCAACATCCCCTTCCGGTTCAGGGACCCCGACCTGCGGCAAATGTTCGGG cAATTCGGAAAAATTTTAGACGTGGAGATCATTTTTAACGAGCGGGGCTCCAAG GGTTTTGGGTTTGTAACTTTTGAAACTAGCTCAGATGCTGACCGAGCCCGGGAGAAGCTGAATGGGACGATCGTAGAGGGACGGAAAATTGAG GTCAATAACGCCACAGCCCGCGTCATGACCAACAAGAAGACTGCGAACCCCTACACTAACG GCTGGAAGCTAAACCCCGTGGTGGGCGCAGTCTATGGGCCTGAATTCTATGCAG TGACGGGGTTCCCCTACCCCACCACGGGCACGGCCGTAGCCTACAGGGGCGCGCACCTACGGGGTCGGGGCCGGGCGGTGTATAATACGTTTCGGGCtgcgccgcccccgccccccatcccaaCTTATGGAGC GGCACTGGAGCAAACGCTTGTTAAAATGCCAGTCCCATGGGCAGGGCTggcaccctgccccctccctcctcagcaGACGCCGGAGCCGGCCTGCCCACCACTCTCTTGTCCGTTTGCTTCCAGGGTCGTGTATCAGGACGGCTTTTATGGTGCTGAGATTTAT GGGGGCTATGCAGCCTACAGATACGCTCAGCCTGCAGCAGCAGCCGCGGCCTATAGCGACAG ttACGGCAGAGTCTATGCGGCCACCGACCCCTACCACCACACCATCGGCCCCCCAGCGACCTACAGCATCGGAACCATG GCTAGCCT
- the RBFOX3 gene encoding RNA binding protein fox-1 homolog 3 isoform X2, which translates to MAQPYPPAQYPPPPQNGIPAEYAPPPPHPTQEYSGQTPVPPEHGMTLYTPAQTHPEQPGPEASTQPIAGAQTVPQADEAAQTDSQPLHSSDHTEKQQPKRLHVSNIPFRFRDPDLRQMFGQFGKILDVEIIFNERGSKGFGFVTFETSSDADRAREKLNGTIVEGRKIEVNNATARVMTNKKTANPYTNGWKLNPVVGAVYGPEFYAVTGFPYPTTGTAVAYRGAHLRGRGRAVYNTFRAAPPPPPIPTYGAALEQTLVKMPVPWAGLAPCPLPPQQTPEPACPPLSCPFASRVVYQDGFYGAEIYGGYAAYRYAQPAAAAAAYSDSYGRVYAATDPYHHTIGPPATYSIGTM; encoded by the exons ATGGCCCAGCCCTACCCCCCCGCCCAGTACCCCCCTCCGCCACAGAACGGCATCCCTGCCGAGTACGCGCCACCCCCTCCGCACCCCACGCAGGAGTACTCGGGCCAGACCCCGGTCCCCCCGGAGCACGGCATGACCCTGTACACACCAGCACAGACCCACCCCGAGCAGCCGGGCCCCGAGGCCAGCACGCAGCCCATCGCTGGGGCCCAGACTGTGCCG CAGGCAGACGAGGCGGCACAGACGGACAGCCAGCCGCTCCACTCCTCCGACCACACAGAGAAGCAGCAGCCCAAGCGGCTACACGTCTCCAACATCCCCTTCCGGTTCAGGGACCCCGACCTGCGGCAAATGTTCGGG cAATTCGGAAAAATTTTAGACGTGGAGATCATTTTTAACGAGCGGGGCTCCAAG GGTTTTGGGTTTGTAACTTTTGAAACTAGCTCAGATGCTGACCGAGCCCGGGAGAAGCTGAATGGGACGATCGTAGAGGGACGGAAAATTGAG GTCAATAACGCCACAGCCCGCGTCATGACCAACAAGAAGACTGCGAACCCCTACACTAACG GCTGGAAGCTAAACCCCGTGGTGGGCGCAGTCTATGGGCCTGAATTCTATGCAG TGACGGGGTTCCCCTACCCCACCACGGGCACGGCCGTAGCCTACAGGGGCGCGCACCTACGGGGTCGGGGCCGGGCGGTGTATAATACGTTTCGGGCtgcgccgcccccgccccccatcccaaCTTATGGAGC GGCACTGGAGCAAACGCTTGTTAAAATGCCAGTCCCATGGGCAGGGCTggcaccctgccccctccctcctcagcaGACGCCGGAGCCGGCCTGCCCACCACTCTCTTGTCCGTTTGCTTCCAGGGTCGTGTATCAGGACGGCTTTTATGGTGCTGAGATTTAT GGGGGCTATGCAGCCTACAGATACGCTCAGCCTGCAGCAGCAGCCGCGGCCTATAGCGACAG ttACGGCAGAGTCTATGCGGCCACCGACCCCTACCACCACACCATCGGCCCCCCAGCGACCTACAGCATCGGAACCATG
- the RBFOX3 gene encoding RNA binding protein fox-1 homolog 3 isoform X3: MAQPYPPAQYPPPPQNGIPAEYAPPPPHPTQEYSGQTPVPPEHGMTLYTPAQTHPEQPGPEASTQPIAGAQTVPQADEAAQTDSQPLHSSDHTEKQQPKRLHVSNIPFRFRDPDLRQMFGQFGKILDVEIIFNERGSKGFGFVTFETSSDADRAREKLNGTIVEGRKIEVNNATARVMTNKKTANPYTNGWKLNPVVGAVYGPEFYAVTGFPYPTTGTAVAYRGAHLRGRGRAVYNTFRAAPPPPPIPTYGAVVYQDGFYGAEIYGGYAAYRYAQPAAAAAAYSDSYGRVYAATDPYHHTIGPPATYSIGTMASLCRGGYSRFTPY, encoded by the exons ATGGCCCAGCCCTACCCCCCCGCCCAGTACCCCCCTCCGCCACAGAACGGCATCCCTGCCGAGTACGCGCCACCCCCTCCGCACCCCACGCAGGAGTACTCGGGCCAGACCCCGGTCCCCCCGGAGCACGGCATGACCCTGTACACACCAGCACAGACCCACCCCGAGCAGCCGGGCCCCGAGGCCAGCACGCAGCCCATCGCTGGGGCCCAGACTGTGCCG CAGGCAGACGAGGCGGCACAGACGGACAGCCAGCCGCTCCACTCCTCCGACCACACAGAGAAGCAGCAGCCCAAGCGGCTACACGTCTCCAACATCCCCTTCCGGTTCAGGGACCCCGACCTGCGGCAAATGTTCGGG cAATTCGGAAAAATTTTAGACGTGGAGATCATTTTTAACGAGCGGGGCTCCAAG GGTTTTGGGTTTGTAACTTTTGAAACTAGCTCAGATGCTGACCGAGCCCGGGAGAAGCTGAATGGGACGATCGTAGAGGGACGGAAAATTGAG GTCAATAACGCCACAGCCCGCGTCATGACCAACAAGAAGACTGCGAACCCCTACACTAACG GCTGGAAGCTAAACCCCGTGGTGGGCGCAGTCTATGGGCCTGAATTCTATGCAG TGACGGGGTTCCCCTACCCCACCACGGGCACGGCCGTAGCCTACAGGGGCGCGCACCTACGGGGTCGGGGCCGGGCGGTGTATAATACGTTTCGGGCtgcgccgcccccgccccccatcccaaCTTATGGAGC GGTCGTGTATCAGGACGGCTTTTATGGTGCTGAGATTTAT GGGGGCTATGCAGCCTACAGATACGCTCAGCCTGCAGCAGCAGCCGCGGCCTATAGCGACAG ttACGGCAGAGTCTATGCGGCCACCGACCCCTACCACCACACCATCGGCCCCCCAGCGACCTACAGCATCGGAACCATG GCTAGCCT